A stretch of Fulvia fulva chromosome 4, complete sequence DNA encodes these proteins:
- a CDS encoding Histidine protein kinase NIK1 yields the protein MPHEETSAAVASILSNFAKQYAAPLDPESFPASAIANGVESNKITLPGDDTIEKRTLERELTALNLRIQFLEARATGGASSLPITPNEPISSAFPPDSPTSTRSAGAANPRQRSASWVNSILAKGEGEPPHSRQLTEEQFNFLREHIEQQAQEIKSQKDFIDGIKSQLTHQQSATKAALDTLGNSQSIEQLKREIEKNAQINATYQKVLREIGTIITAVANGDLSKKVLIHATEKDPEIARFKHTINRMVDQLQEFASQVTHLAREVGTEGRLGGQAIVPGVDGIWAELTQNVNVMAQNLTDQVREIAVVTTAVAQGDLSRKIQRPARGEILQLQQTINAMVGQLRTFATEVTRVSRDVGTEGVLGGQAQIEGVQGMWNDLTVNVNAMANNLTAQVRDIAEVTTAVAQGDLTRQVKAPCKGEILALKTTINSMVGRLRQFSQEVTTIAREVGTEGRLGGQATVHGVEGTWKDLTENVNGMAMNLTTQVREIAEVTTAVAQGDLSKKVEVEVKGEILALKNTINTMVDRLGKFAFEVSRVSREVGTEGVLGGQAEVENVEGKWKDLTDNVNTMANNLTSQVRSISDVTQAIARGDMSQRIKVHAQGEIQTLKDTINDMVTRLDAWSLAVKRVARDVGVDGKMGGQAEVEGITGRWKEITTDVNIMAQNLTSQVRAFADITHAAMKGDFTKMINVEASGEMNELKNKINRMVLNLRESIQKNNQAREAAELANKTKSEFLANMSHEIRTPMNGIIGMTQLTLDTELEQNQRDMLNIVFSLANSLLTIIDDILDISKIEANRMILEEEPFSLRGLVFNSLKSLAVRANEKDISLIYDTGNSVPDYIVGDSFRLRQIILNLAGNAIKFTEHGEVRVRIDSDHTMPCNEGEVVVKFAVSDTGIGIHSNKLDLIFDTFQQADGSTTRKFGGTGLGLSISRRLVTLMRGKMWVESTYGAGSTFFFTCVVRLGPNDPQRVAPQLQQYRKHKVLFVDNGFTECADDIADNIKALDLVPCVVGNGRTPPAELNPDDQYDCVIVDNGDTAQKLRSLERFKYIPIVMLAPAISVNFKTALENGISSYMTVPCLPVDLGNALIPALEGRAAPISADHTRTFDILLAEDNAVNQKLAVKILTKHNHKVTVANNGLEAFEAIKTRRFDVVLMDVQMPVMGGFEATAKIREYEKMHELARSPIVALTAHAMLGDREKCIQAQMDEYLSKPLKPNQLIQTILKCATLGGALLERQKDGRSLLMDEEKSSDSSPDHNRLMTPKRPGVGPRGATESGPSGLESPAIVTADQEDPLSREVLLRSHSS from the exons ATGCCACACGAGGAGACCTCCGCGGCGGTCGCCAGCATACTCAGCAACTTCGCCAAACAGTATGCTGCTCCACTGGACCCGGAGTCGTTTCCCGCGTCGGCCATTGCCAATGGCGTTGAAAGCAACAAGATCACACTGCCCGGGGACGATACAATAGAGAAGCGGACACTGGAGCGCGAACTGACCGCGCTAAACCTGCGCATACAGTTTCTCGAAGCTCGCGCGACAGGTGGTGCAAGCTCTCTGCCCATCACACCGAATGAGCCCATATCCTCGGCCTTTCCCCCGGACAGTCCAACTTCTACCAGATCGGCAGGTGCGGCCAACCCTCGTCAACGATCAGCATCATGGGTTAACAGCATTCTCGCAAAAGGCGAAGGCGAGCCGCCGCACTCACGCCAGCTTACAGAAGAGCAGTTCAACTTCCTCCGGGAGCACATCGAGCAGCAGGCGCAAGAAATTAAGAGTCAGAAGGACTTCATCGATGGCATCAAGTCGCAGCTCACCCACCAGCAGAGCGCTACCAAGGCTGCTCTTGACACACTGGGTAACTCGCAGTCGATTGAGCAGTTGAAGCGCGAGATTGAGAAGAATGCTCAGATCAATGCTACGTACCAAAAGGTGTTACGAGAAATCGGCACAATCATTACTGCTGTAGCGAATGGAGACCTCAGCAAGAAGGTGCTCATTCATGCAACAGAGAAAGATCCCGAGATTGCCCGCTTCAAGCACACGATCAATCGCATGGTGGACCAACTGCAGGAGTTCGCTAGTCAGGTTACTCACTTGGCCAGGGAAGTCGGCACAGAAGGACGCCTGGGTGGTCAAGCTATCGTGCCTGGAGTGGACGGTATCTGGGCGGAGCTGACACAGAATG TCAACGTCATGGCGCAGAACCTTACAGACCAAGTACGAGAGATTGCAGTTGTGACTACCGCAGTCGCGCAAGGTGATCTTAGCCGCAAGATCCAGCGTCCAGCAAGAGGTGAGATTCTTCAGCTACAACAAACGATAAACGCCATGGTGGGTCAACTGCGAACCTTTGCAACCGAAGTCACGAGGGTGTCCCGCGATGTCGGTACGGAGGGTGTCCTCGGCGGACAAGCGCAGATCGAAGGTGTACAGGGCATGTGGAACGATCTCACCGTCAACGTCAATGCCATGGCGAACAACTTAACAGCACAGGTGAGGGACATTGCGGAAGTTACGACAGCAGTCGCGCAAGGTGATCTTACGCGACAAGTCAAAGCACCCTGCAAGGGTGAGATTCTGGCATTGAAGACAACAATCAACTCCATGGTGGGTCGACTTCGACAATTCTCCCAAGAAGTCACAACAATCGCACGCGAAGTCGGAACAGAGGGACGACTCGGCGGGCAGGCCACCGTGCACGGCGTTGAGGGAACATGGAAAGATTTGACCGAGAATGTAAACGGCATGGCCATGAACCTCACCACACAAGTGCGTGAGATTGCCGAAGTCACGACAGCCGTGGCCCAGGGAGATCTCAGCAAGAAGGTCGAAGTCGAGGTCAAGGGAGAGATCCTGGCCTTGAAGAACACCATCAATACCATGGTTGACCGGCTTGGCAAATTCGCTTTCGAGGTTAGCAGAGTCTCGCGAGAAGTCGGAACCGAAGGTGTGCTAGGTGGACAAGCAGAAGTTGAGAATGTCGAAGGCAAATGGAAGGACCTCACAGACAATGTGAACACCATGGCCAACAACCTGACCAGTCAAGTGCGTAGCATTTCCGATGTCACGCAAGCCATTGCACGCGGAGACATGAGCCAGCGTATCAAGGTCCATGCACAAGGCGAAATCCAAACACTCAAGGACACCATCAACGACATGGTTACAAGATTGGACGCCTGGTCACTTGCTGTGAAACGTGTGGCACGAGATGTGGGCGTTGATGGTAAGATGGGTGGCCAGGCCGAAGTCGAAGGCATCACCGGACGCTGGAAAGAGATCACGACCGATGTCAACATCATGGCGCAGAACTTGACTTCGCAAGTGCGCGCTTTCGCAGATATCACGCATGCTGCCATGAAGGGCGATTTCACAAAGATGATCAACGTGGAAGCCTCCGGAGAAATGAACGAGCTCAAGAACAAGATCAACCGCATGGTACTGAACTTGCGAGAAAGTATCCAGAAGAACAATCAAGCAAGAGAGGCTGCCGAGCTGGCCAACAAGACCAAGTCCGAATTCTTGGCGAACATGTCCCACGAGATTCGCACGCCGATGAACGGTATCATTGGCATGACGCAGTTAACATTGGACACGGAACTGGAGCAAAATCAACGGGACATGCTGAATATTGTCTTCTCGTTGGCAAACAGCTTACTCACCATCATCGATGACATTCTAGACATCTCCAAGATCGAGGCCAACCGTATGATCTTGGAAGAGGAGCCATTCTCACTTCGCGGACTGGTGTTTAACAGTCTCAAGTCCTTAGCAGTACGAGCGAACGAGAAGGACATAAGCTTGATCTACGACACCGGCAACTCTGTTCCGGACTATATCGTGGGCGATTCCTTCCGACTGCGGCAAATCATCCTCAACTTGGCTGGAAATGCAATCAAGTTCACTGAGCACGGAGAAGTCCGCGTCAGGATCGACTCGGATCACACAATGCCATGCAATGAAGGAGAGGTCGTGGTTAAGTTCGCAGTCTCTGACACTGGTATCGGTATCCATTCGAACAAGTTGGACCTCATCTTCGACACCTTCCAGCAAGCAGATGGCTCCACCACTCGCAAGTTTGGTGGCACAGGTCTCGGTCTGTCCATTTCGCGAAGACTTGTCACTCTCATGCGCGGCAAAATGTGGGTGGAGTCAACATATGGTGCAGGAAGTACATTCTTCTTCACCTGTGTAGTCCGACTAGGACCCAACGACCCTCAACGAGTGGCGCCACAACTCCAGCAATACCGCAAACACAAGGTCCTGTTCGTGGACAACGGCTTCACGGAGTGCGCAGACGACATCGCGGATAACATCAAAGCACTGGACCTGGTCCCTTGCGTGGTTGGCAACGGGAGGACGCCTCCAGCCGAGCTCAACCCTGATGACCAGTATGACTGCGTGATAGTCGACAATGGTGACACAGCACAGAAGCTCCGCAGCCTGGAGCGCTTCAAGTATATCCCCATTGTCATGCTGGCTCCCGCCATTTCAGTCAACTTCAAGACTGCGTTGGAGAACGGCATTTCCAGCTACATGACGGTACCATGCTTACCCGTGGATCTTGGTAACGCGCTCATACCTGCATTGGAGGGCCGAGCTGCACCAATCTCTGCTGACCACACCCGAACTTTTGACATCTTGCTGGCAGAAGACAATGCTGTCAACCAGAAACTGGCTGTGAAGATACTGACGAAACACAACCACAAGGTCACCGTTGCCAATAACGGACTGGAAGCGTTCGAGGCCATCAAGACGCGACGGTTCGACGTCGTGCTCATGGACGTGCAAATGCCAGTCATGGGTGGATTCGAAGCCACGGCCAAGATTCGCGAATACGAGAAGATGCACGAACTGGCCAGGTCCCCGATAGTGGCACTCACAGCGCACGCCATGTTGGGAGATCGAGAGAAGTGCATCCAAGCTCAGATGGATGAATACCTCTCCAAGCCCCTCAAACCAAACCAGCTCATTCAGACAATCCTGAAATGTGCTACGCTAGGCGGTGCGTTACTCGAACGACAAAAAGACGGACGTAGTCTGCTCATGGATGAGGAAAAGAGTTCTGATAGTAGCCCAGATCACAACAGATTGATGACACCCAAACGACCTGGTGTGGGACCACGAGGGGCCACGGAAAGTGGACCATCTGGCCTGGAAAGTCCTGCGATCGTTACTGCCGATCAAGAGGATCCGCTGTCAAGA GAGGTCTTGCTGCGGTCGCATAGCAGCTGA